The following is a genomic window from Polypterus senegalus isolate Bchr_013 chromosome 9, ASM1683550v1, whole genome shotgun sequence.
TATTCTTTGAGTTTCTCATAGCTTTTCTTCATCCACTTCACATCTGAATTTTCCATGCAGCTTACTGCCTCGTCTCATCTTCCTGTGCAGGGCAGATGCTCTTTCTCACTTGCCACCAGTCCCATTATTCAAACCAGAATTACAGCGCCAGCTTGTACAATGGTGATGTTCTGTTTGGGGTATTCATTTGCATGAACTGCACACCCCACTTCTTTGCACAATCACAGTGGAGACAAAAAAGGATGCCTTGGCTAAGAATACCCTACTTGatacagctttattactgacaaaagaaagagaaatactaataaaaaaaaagagagactggttaattttcttttttctataatgtcaccaaattttgATTAACTtagtttttgagattttggggtatttattttttctattatagtGGCCGTTTTTTACCTCAAATACTGATATGGAAACTGTCCTTGATGTACCTCCCTGGCAAATTTCAGGTTTTTAACTAAATATTAAATAGTGTTTGTGttgatgagtaagtcagtcagtttGTCGTATATATATTGACacagatttaaaatgttttcaagatttaaataaaaaatagtcaattttttttctctaaaatagcttttttgtttttattttaaacctttaatCTCTGAAAAACTGAATGTGAGAGAGTAATTCTTTTGCCAGATTTGGTTTCAGCACCCTCAAATTTAAAAAcaaccttttttcccccagaGCTGCACAATCactgtactgtaaatgtgttctttttattattctgtttgaTTCAAAAGGTCACCTATGTGGAACGGGTGAAGTGGAGACAAGTAAAACAGCAACCATTCCTCACATCATCTTCAAATACTAAACTCTGTGATGGCGGAATTGGATTTCAAGTCAGTCTCTTATTTATCTCTGTGCGTCCAAAGACATCcattaatgttaaagtgaaaatgcaaaagacaaaaaacacaccagacggaaaaaaatcttgaaatttccaaggggattttttttttatttcatgcataGTTTGGACATGTGTGTAGTGGAActtctgtataaagaaaaagtaaatctgacattcatttttatttagttgattcTTCACAAAATAAGCATTAATCAATCACCAATCCTTGGAGTAGGTTCAAACATAGAAAAGTGCTGTGTTAAAACATAAATacactactaaaaaaaaaaagcttctacACTAAACTACAACATTCAGCAATATTTGTACAACACAGTGCAAAAAAGTGTAAGAACaaggttgttttttgttttcttcattaaaaaGCAAAAGCGTCGTATCTGAGCACTGCCTATGAGATCCGAAACCTGTATGAAATActttctatataaaataaagattcttGTAAACACTCcatctaaatataaataaaaaagcacctTCCAGAAAAAGAGCTACCAGATTTACAAATTAAAAGGAGTGTAAAAcccatttttgtttcccaaacTGTATGCTGAAAAATCATGCAACTACAATTTTTACTTGCCAGCATaatctttgttttaataaacaaaaggtaAAAAATGGTGTAGGCTTTTGTATACCTGCACACATCAAAAAACAATCTAATAAACAATTGCTTAAATTGCAGACTGCTAATTAACAGTGTTGCAGAAGGCACACACAGACAACATTTTAGGGATCTTCATTTTCAttgaccaaaaaaacaaaacatgttgcCACATTAAAAGCAGgtcatgacaaaataaataaatatatacagcttTTGCTGGAAGGACTTTGGATATATTTTCAGAATCTTTCACAATGTagatagcattttatttttctttctagtAGGACAGAAGTATCTATTTTGTCGATATGTATGCAATCCTTCATTCCGGCTCTAAGACATTACCAAATAACCAAAGTGATTTCTTCTTTTATTACGGGTAATCACTGCAACAACAACGTGGCAGATACTTTTAAAAGAGAAACATATACATGTGTATGCAAAGGTGAGAGAATCAATACTTGCACTTTAAATACATAGAACTACTGCCCCTTCTACGACATACGAACTACGGTATGCACATTTGTGACAGTTAATGCAATTAAGCTGGACGTACTCCATCCATTATTATGACCATTTTTTACCCTTAAAAATCATTTATCCTGTGGCTCGCATATTATGACTAACATAAAGATCATAAACAACAAGGCTATGtaaaactatataataaaaaaaaaaaaaaagtaaaaggactTCAAATTCAAACtcaaatctataacacaataatgTTTTTCTTAATAACCTTGGGATTTTTAGAAAATTACTCACAATTAGTTTCTAAATTTCCCACCTTAACAAAATATTTGATTAGTTTGGACTCCAATGAGCAATTAggggtgagttttttttttttgtactttattagTGGTGATACAAGTTTCAATTTAACATTTATGTgactgggtattttttttttattaattacaatACAGTATTCTATCATTTTCATAACATCTTTCTTAAGGTTGAATCACATAAAAAAGAAGCAAAGACCCAACCAAAACCAATTTCTGTTCTTGGTTTGGGGGGTAGTTAGGCCACCAGAATAAACAGCAcaattactctttttttttttttgttttaaatgggtGGAACACATCATAAAACTTAACGAATAAAGAACTAAAAACAAAGGCTGTGGCAGGCTTACAAATGTCAGGCTTAGATGATGCTGGCAAGCCATAATGTCAACACACTTATACCTCTCGAAAATAAAATTTCGCACAGTGCCATACTTGAATGTACGAGCAATTAGTGCAGTTTTTAAACAGTGAGATCCATTAAACTGAAGGTTACTTTAGTAACAATGCAGGCTTGTAGAGGAGAACAAAAATAAAGATGGAGCCCATGATGAAACAAGTAACAGTCTGTAAAAAGACACAGAATCTGTATGTGCCGTttttagcacacacacatactgtgctGTATTAGATTGCAAAAGTCAGgataaataacaaaaagattTAGTTCATATGAGATGAAAGAAATGTACACAGTTCCAAACAGTCTTTGATGAATTTCAATACAAAAGTCAACTTTTGTGAATGCAACAAAAACTTCTAGGAGAAGAAGCCAGCTTATTTCACATGCTCTGCACTGTGAGATGAGCAGTAATACTTCTTATGGGCTATAAAGGTGGAAAGACTGCTGAACTTAATGTTGCACAGGCGGCAGAACCTGCTGTTTCCATTCTGCATGGGATTGGCTGTCACTTTAGGGGACGGGTTCGACTTATCTGCAAGGAGAGGTGGCGTGAGTGATTGGAGTCCAGTCTCTTTGAAGTTTTCAGGCACTGGTGAAATGTTAAATGGAGCAGCAGGCGAGACAGGTAGCGCCAGTTTGGGTGAAGTATTTAGTCTTTGTGGGCTCCCATTACAAAGAGGAGATGCAGTGGGTGACGCGGTATCCTTTTGTTCTTTGCCATTGAGTTTGTGTGGTGGATTCTTGACACTTGTAGTCGTGGGTGATGTTGGCGTCACCCTGGGGCTCAGACTTGAGCTGCTGGAGCTTTCCTGGGATTTGCTTGGGTTTAACGTGCCCTTCAAATGGTTGTTCTGTGCGGTGGGACCAATAGCCTGCATGGTCAATAGAAGACCGTGTACACTTCTGAAATGCTCCATCAAGTCTCCTTTGATTACCCCATTGAGAGGACAATAGGGGCACACAACTGAGTTCCCTGGCACCTGTGTAGCCTTGATGTTAGGAAGCTGGTGTGTAGAGTTACTTTCTGGGCTGGGTAAATGAGAGCCTGACAAAGCAGTAGTGTTAGTGCAACCAGTAACTGGAATGGCATTTCCTGAAGagtttttttcaagttttattcCTTTGACTTCCATCTGCTCcacatttaattctttattcTCCGAGGCTCTGCTTTTTGGGGAACTTGACGCAGGCCTTTTCACTTTCTGAAGCTGCTCAATGGTTTTTTGTTGCAGTGGGGTAGCCGGGCAGTAGTACTTTTTATGTGCTAAGTAGTTTTCCACACTGTTGAAGCTTATTCCACAAGGTGTGCACTTATGGTAATCGGCCAGAGATAGCAAGGGGGTCAACACTTGCTCCTCTTTCAGACGAGGCTTCTTGCTAAGATCAATAGGAGCATCACAATCAGGACTAGAGCTGGGAGATGAAGCAGAGCTTTTTCTCACTATTTTTATATGACTGATGGAAACAGACGGAGAATCTTGTAGCCTTCCAGTGATGGCTCCTCCTTCCTGTTTTATTTCTGTCAGGGCAGATAGGCTGGCAAGGGCTTCATGTTGGGCCATATGAATTTCATACATTTTTCTGCGTTTTCGGGTACGTACTGGCTGAGGAAGTAAAGTCACCTTTCCTAGTCTCTGCCTTTGGTGAGGTGGGTCATGTCTTGTAGCACAGTAGTAGCGTTTGTGAACCATGTAGTTATCATGACGACTAAACCGAATATTGCAGGCTTCACAAAATGTTTTAGTAGGATCCTCATCCAATTCCTCTAGAGAATTACTAGGACTTTGGCTCCCCTCACTCGCTCTACTTCCATTTTCTCCTTCAGAAGATGCATCTTTCAAACCAGGCTCATCACTCTTCACTTCAACCACCTTGACATCCGCCCCAAAAGTTGCCTCTGCTTCTGTGTTATTTTGGGAAGTCGATGGACCCTGAAGTCCAGGAGTAGACTGCGAGCTGTGAGCTGTAGTGGTCAATGCATTCACATTGTCTTTCAGTGATATATTTAAAGGAGTATCACCTTGATGGTGCCGGCTTGAGCAGTAAAGCCTCTTGTGCACATAATAATTGTTAATGTTGATAAATGTAATGTCACACTCAAAGCAGGTGGCTCCTTTCTGGATGGGAGAACCGGGGTAAAAAGTGGGGGCAGCACCTTGACCTTGTTTCAACCTACTGTGCACCATTTCAGACATTTTAGCAAGAATCTCTGAAGCCTGGGGTACAATAGAGGCCTCAGGGCTAAACATATATTGGGGTAGAAATACAGTTCCTCCTTGAACCATAGTGCCTGTTCCAAAATGTACAGGACTAGAGCCTGGTGTAGGACTAGAGAGTTCTGTTTTGACCTTTACCACGTCAGATCTTTTAGGACTGGTGCTTCTAGACAAATGGTCACATGGTTGATTTACTTCTCCGTCTTGACAGACAAACTGATCCTCAAGTTCATTTTCTGATTCAGAGTTTGCAGCAGACTTGGGTTCCTCTTTTATCTTCACAAGTAAAGGAGCTTCAGGACTGCTATCTTCTGTTGTAATCACAGTATGCTGATTTGCCTCTGGACTCACAGAGGGCTGAGGTAAGAGCAACGGAGAAGGCCCCTGTTTTTCTTCAAGCTCTTTGCTAAGATCACAGGAAGACTGTATCCTGGTAGGACTTTGTTCCGTCTTTACCGAAGCTTCCACATGAGCCAGGGTATGCTGCTGAAAACTGGATACAGAGTCGGCCAAGAATCCACACAGTGGGCACTTTAGTGTTTGTCCAGGATCTGCACAGTTCACATCTGCAATTACAAAATTGTGCTTAATTAAATGAAGAACTCTTCAATGTTTATAATTACATaagtacttgtttaatttttaaatagctAAGCATTGTGTAATAATGGAGCACATCAAGATAGTTGAAAATTTCTACATTGCAAGGTATGTGTGGTCTATTGTCATGTTCAAAACAATGACTGAATGTAGTGCATCTCTTTTCACACTAACATCATACACAAGGTCATCGTCTGAGATATTTGCGCTTCCAAAAGCCAACCAGCCTGGAGTCCTGCTTTCAACACCTTTCAAAGGGAATCAAAAGTGTGATAAGTTGTGCAGCTTAACATTATACCATAATTCAAGCCCTTCTTCTAATGATGCTACTAACAACGGTCCATGAATTAAGTTTCAATATTTTCGTGTTcttagaatgaaaataaaaactatagTACTTTGATGTGTGTAAAATGGAACTAAAATGAACAGCCAGtgacttttcctttttaatttcataattCATTAATGACCTTTTGTCACAGTTAATATAATAAAGAGTCAATAATTTACAACAGAGGCACTGCACTCTTTgtgctgcacaaaaaaaaaaacatcaaatacaGTTAACAAATGTTGATTTGACAAAGCAGAACTGAATGAACCACATTTTTCCCCCAACAAGAAAGTCGGCTTAGTTGGtttttaaaagatatattttgCTTAACTCATCTGCTATTACAATGTCATGTCATTAgacataattttattttccatagtaCAAAAAAATATGATATGAGCCaagataaataaatgataaagtaCGAGTCCTTTAAGGTAGTGTAAAGGGGTTTGTGGGAAAACTGGTGGTGTAGGGGGACTAAATAGGAGGCTAGCCTCAATGATGCACCAGACTTGGAACTAAGTGTTTCCAAATTTTCGGACCTCGGCGGGCAAGCAGTGTTAGTTAGTTTCATTAAGGCGactttcaaaatttttatttacatggtCAACAAAGTCATTTTTCTAAAAGCAGCAATCTTACTAACAGACTGATAACTATCAGGgacaatgtttaaaataaatgaatttgaaaatagcaatttttaaatgttacatttttacaatggaattcttatttaattataaaattattcttAGTTTTCTAAAAGAAAGACTTTATATTGGACCCACTCgttatgcattttattgataatattttgttttcaagtcTTCCATTCCTACTGCATATGCAAATAACATCTGTAATTGAAGTGAGAAAGTTAATAAAAACCCATACTTGGATTAAGGTTAGAGTTAGGGTGGacttatacagtggattcagaaagcatccaGCCCCCTTCACtttgtgtgcactttattgtgttgtagatttaattttaaaagaataaaattgccatttttgaACATCAACCTACACTTACTAGCCTATAATAACAAAGTtctcagaaagatttgcaaatttattaaaaaccaaaaagtaaaatttggcatttatatatgtattccaGACCAATGCTGTGACCTCTAATTGTGGTCAGACACATcttatttgctttaattatccttgagatgtgtcaagaACTTGATTACAGTCCACAGTGACAAACTGAATTGATAGGACATCGTTTACTAGGGTGTCATAACATTGAATGTCCAGTCagaggtacagtgcatccggaaagtattcatagcgcatcactttttccacattttgttatgttacagccttattccaaaatgtgtgtagaattctaaggaaaaaaaagaatttaatccaacaccccataatgacaacgtgaaaaaagtttacttgagattttataaaaattaaaaaaattgagaaagcacatgtacataagtattcacagcctttgccatgaagctcaaaattgggctcaggtgcatcctgtttcccctgatcatccttgagatgtttctgcggcttaattggagtccacctatggtaaattcagttgattggacatgatttggaaaggcacacacctgtctatataaggtcctacagttgacagttcatgtcagagcacaaaccaagcatgaagtcaaaggaattgtctgtagacctcagagacaggattgtctcaaggcacaaatctggggaaggttacacaAAAATTTCGGCTGCTTTgacggtcccaatgagcacagtggcctccatcatctgtaagtggaagaagttcgaaaccaccaggactcttcctagagctggccggacaTCTAAAGTgggcgattgggggagaagggccttagtcagggaggtgaccaagaacccaatggtcactctgtcagagctccagaggtcctctgtggagaaaggagaaccttccagaaggacaaccatctctgcagcaatcaaccaatcaggcctgtacggtagagtggccagacggaagccattccttagtaaaaggcacatggcagcccacctggagtttgccaaaaggcacctgaaggactctcagaccatgagaaacaaaattctctggtctgatgagacaaagattgaactctttggtgtgaatgccaggtgtcacgtttggaagaaaccaggccaataccatccctacagtgaagcatggtggtggcagcatcatgctgtggggatgtttttcagtggcaggaactgggagactagtcaggataaagggaaagatgactgcagcaatgtacagagacatcctggatgaaaacctgctcaagagcgctcttgacctcagactggggtgacggttcatctttcagcaggacaacgaccctaagcacacagccaagatatcaaaggagtggcttcaagataattctgtgaatgtttttgagtggcccagccagagcccagactagaatacgattgaacatctctggagagatcttaaaatggatgtgcactgacgcttcccatccaacctgatggagcttgagaggtgctgcaaagaggaatgggcgaaactggccaaggataggtgtgccaagcttgtggtatcatattcaaaaagacttgaggctgtaattgctgccaaaggtgaatcgacaaagtattgagcaattgctgtgaatacttatgtacatgtgatttctcagtttctttatttttaataaatttgtaaaacctcaagtaaacttttttcacattgtcattatgtggtgttgtgtttagaattctgaggaaaaaaatgaatttaatccattttggaataatgctgtaacataaaaaaatgtggaaaaagtgatgtgctgtgaatactttccggatacactgtaagTATCTTGAACACAGGAACCCTTTTATTGAATGCTGCACATAGAAACATACATGCTACGCCCTTCCTTTACGATAATACAACTGTTGTAAATATCACTACATGACACCCCCCCCCTCCCATTTCAAATAAACAGTAGGCATAATTTCAACTTTTACTGACTAGTAAATAGAATTCCACAGGCTAATACATGCTTCCTCTACTTTCCTAATTCAATTACTATTAATATAACTTATCCCTTCCCCAAAAACTATTGGCATATTAATAACATTACCCATTTGTTAAACAaggaataacatttttttatcaaaatcGTCAAACTTGCAAACAGCCCAtttgtttcctctttttttttccttttctattcGTTTACAAATGTAGTCTGACCACTGGTTTGCCAATTCTACCAGATCTTGTAATTATCTGGCACTCAAAGTAGATGGAGCAGACTCAGGTGGAGCTGTATTGTCCAATTGTGTGCCATCCCGAGAGCTTAGTGTGCTTTCTAATGTAGGTGGAAATTCACCAGCTGAATTGGTTTTGGGCATTGCTTGGAGGTGATGCCGGTTTCTTCTTTGTGTTTCTCCATAATCAGTTGCAATGATATATGACCAGGGTGTTACACTTCCACGCACAACAACTGCAGGACTAGCCCAAGACTTCTCATGGTCCAGTTTGGTGAAGACCATGTCACCTCGATGTAGGTTTTGGAGATGccttgtagcggtgccacatagttagtgtttaaatgtcagttctgtgtgtgtctcgtttcattgtcccattgactgcgtgtatgtgtatcagttaatgttgtccccgtaaaggaggacggatgatgggaggagttcacaaccactaatctggaaagcacctgtgtatcaatgaatcaattactgccgtcactgactatttaaggagaaaagaaggagacGAAAGGAAAaccagcacgagagagagagagagagagaaagaggagaaccaataTCGCATTCACGACTACAACTTGCTTGCCGATTCATTTCATTGCGCTTGgacccagtttgtttttcattcatccggactgcctttcaacctgcttgccgctgaagaccccggggtcgaatcatcattcgccacacgccgaggaatcacagtgaggttgttccaaacgccgggaaatacaaacactacaattgccgctaatcagtatccgtattcaggacatttattcacgttctgactcaagttcacgatcattctgtttgttagtcatttgtgtggtgtgtgttatatgttacgtggacaaggga
Proteins encoded in this region:
- the zfpm1 gene encoding zinc finger protein ZFPM1 isoform X2, which produces MSRRKQSKPRQIKRSLGPLEEGEDSLLDEHSFSEEEGGTSDQEGSLECDSSSPSFAPLNNEDITAAEHSMLSPTSPTHMEDEDPMERHQEEKENWNGPGELELCISEGKMKVRARQSIMPETSWGPYKGKIEVESMALDGVAEQQPIASLDTEDQNCWLVNLSISSDKNATNSIIYSKGEELYCKTTLVICKGDFLIAGLAADQEVDLKTCIKTEPIYPENLPADIQLLPQQAGMAAILATAVVNKDIFPCKDCGIWYRSERNLQAHLMYYCASRQKQQSSPSQEKSKDVHPNERVCPFPHCNKSCPSASSLEIHMRTHSGERPFVCLICLSAFTTKANCERHLKVHTDTLNGICHGCGFISTTRDILYSHLVTNHMVCQPGSKSEVYSPGSGLPALPFSRNVNCADPGQTLKCPLCGFLADSVSSFQQHTLAHVEASVKTEQSPTRIQSSCDLSKELEEKQGPSPLLLPQPSVSPEANQHTVITTEDSSPEAPLLVKIKEEPKSAANSESENELEDQFVCQDGEVNQPCDHLSRSTSPKRSDVVKVKTELSSPTPGSSPVHFGTGTMVQGGTVFLPQYMFSPEASIVPQASEILAKMSEMVHSRLKQGQGAAPTFYPGSPIQKGATCFECDITFININNYYVHKRLYCSSRHHQGDTPLNISLKDNVNALTTTAHSSQSTPGLQGPSTSQNNTEAEATFGADVKVVEVKSDEPGLKDASSEGENGSRASEGSQSPSNSLEELDEDPTKTFCEACNIRFSRHDNYMVHKRYYCATRHDPPHQRQRLGKVTLLPQPVRTRKRRKMYEIHMAQHEALASLSALTEIKQEGGAITGRLQDSPSVSISHIKIVRKSSASSPSSSPDCDAPIDLSKKPRLKEEQVLTPLLSLADYHKCTPCGISFNSVENYLAHKKYYCPATPLQQKTIEQLQKVKRPASSSPKSRASENKELNVEQMEVKGIKLEKNSSGNAIPVTGCTNTTALSGSHLPSPESNSTHQLPNIKATQVPGNSVVCPYCPLNGVIKGDLMEHFRSVHGLLLTMQAIGPTAQNNHLKGTLNPSKSQESSSSSSLSPRVTPTSPTTTSVKNPPHKLNGKEQKDTASPTASPLCNGSPQRLNTSPKLALPVSPAAPFNISPVPENFKETGLQSLTPPLLADKSNPSPKVTANPMQNGNSRFCRLCNIKFSSLSTFIAHKKYYCSSHSAEHVK
- the zfpm1 gene encoding zinc finger protein ZFPM1 isoform X3, whose amino-acid sequence is MSRRKQSKPRQIKRSLGPLEEGEDSLLDEHSFSEEEGGTSDQEGSLECDSSSPSFAPLNNEGISDITAAEHSMLSPTSPTHMEDEDPMERHQEEKENWNGPGELELCISEGKMKVRARQSIMPETSWGPYKGKIEVESMALDGVAEQQPIASLDTEDQNCWLVNLSISSDKNATNSIIYSKGEELYCKTTLVICKGDFLIAGLAADQEVDLKTCIKTEPIYPENLPADIQLLPQQAGMAAILATAVVNKDIFPCKDCGIWYRSERNLQAHLMYYCASRQKQQSSPSQEKSKDVHPNERVCPFPHCNKSCPSASSLEIHMRTHSGERPFVCLICLSAFTTKANCERHLKVHTDTLNDVNCADPGQTLKCPLCGFLADSVSSFQQHTLAHVEASVKTEQSPTRIQSSCDLSKELEEKQGPSPLLLPQPSVSPEANQHTVITTEDSSPEAPLLVKIKEEPKSAANSESENELEDQFVCQDGEVNQPCDHLSRSTSPKRSDVVKVKTELSSPTPGSSPVHFGTGTMVQGGTVFLPQYMFSPEASIVPQASEILAKMSEMVHSRLKQGQGAAPTFYPGSPIQKGATCFECDITFININNYYVHKRLYCSSRHHQGDTPLNISLKDNVNALTTTAHSSQSTPGLQGPSTSQNNTEAEATFGADVKVVEVKSDEPGLKDASSEGENGSRASEGSQSPSNSLEELDEDPTKTFCEACNIRFSRHDNYMVHKRYYCATRHDPPHQRQRLGKVTLLPQPVRTRKRRKMYEIHMAQHEALASLSALTEIKQEGGAITGRLQDSPSVSISHIKIVRKSSASSPSSSPDCDAPIDLSKKPRLKEEQVLTPLLSLADYHKCTPCGISFNSVENYLAHKKYYCPATPLQQKTIEQLQKVKRPASSSPKSRASENKELNVEQMEVKGIKLEKNSSGNAIPVTGCTNTTALSGSHLPSPESNSTHQLPNIKATQVPGNSVVCPYCPLNGVIKGDLMEHFRSVHGLLLTMQAIGPTAQNNHLKGTLNPSKSQESSSSSSLSPRVTPTSPTTTSVKNPPHKLNGKEQKDTASPTASPLCNGSPQRLNTSPKLALPVSPAAPFNISPVPENFKETGLQSLTPPLLADKSNPSPKVTANPMQNGNSRFCRLCNIKFSSLSTFIAHKKYYCSSHSAEHVK
- the zfpm1 gene encoding zinc finger protein ZFPM1 isoform X1, which translates into the protein MSRRKQSKPRQIKRSLGPLEEGEDSLLDEHSFSEEEGGTSDQEGSLECDSSSPSFAPLNNEGISDITAAEHSMLSPTSPTHMEDEDPMERHQEEKENWNGPGELELCISEGKMKVRARQSIMPETSWGPYKGKIEVESMALDGVAEQQPIASLDTEDQNCWLVNLSISSDKNATNSIIYSKGEELYCKTTLVICKGDFLIAGLAADQEVDLKTCIKTEPIYPENLPADIQLLPQQAGMAAILATAVVNKDIFPCKDCGIWYRSERNLQAHLMYYCASRQKQQSSPSQEKSKDVHPNERVCPFPHCNKSCPSASSLEIHMRTHSGERPFVCLICLSAFTTKANCERHLKVHTDTLNGICHGCGFISTTRDILYSHLVTNHMVCQPGSKSEVYSPGSGLPALPFSRNVNCADPGQTLKCPLCGFLADSVSSFQQHTLAHVEASVKTEQSPTRIQSSCDLSKELEEKQGPSPLLLPQPSVSPEANQHTVITTEDSSPEAPLLVKIKEEPKSAANSESENELEDQFVCQDGEVNQPCDHLSRSTSPKRSDVVKVKTELSSPTPGSSPVHFGTGTMVQGGTVFLPQYMFSPEASIVPQASEILAKMSEMVHSRLKQGQGAAPTFYPGSPIQKGATCFECDITFININNYYVHKRLYCSSRHHQGDTPLNISLKDNVNALTTTAHSSQSTPGLQGPSTSQNNTEAEATFGADVKVVEVKSDEPGLKDASSEGENGSRASEGSQSPSNSLEELDEDPTKTFCEACNIRFSRHDNYMVHKRYYCATRHDPPHQRQRLGKVTLLPQPVRTRKRRKMYEIHMAQHEALASLSALTEIKQEGGAITGRLQDSPSVSISHIKIVRKSSASSPSSSPDCDAPIDLSKKPRLKEEQVLTPLLSLADYHKCTPCGISFNSVENYLAHKKYYCPATPLQQKTIEQLQKVKRPASSSPKSRASENKELNVEQMEVKGIKLEKNSSGNAIPVTGCTNTTALSGSHLPSPESNSTHQLPNIKATQVPGNSVVCPYCPLNGVIKGDLMEHFRSVHGLLLTMQAIGPTAQNNHLKGTLNPSKSQESSSSSSLSPRVTPTSPTTTSVKNPPHKLNGKEQKDTASPTASPLCNGSPQRLNTSPKLALPVSPAAPFNISPVPENFKETGLQSLTPPLLADKSNPSPKVTANPMQNGNSRFCRLCNIKFSSLSTFIAHKKYYCSSHSAEHVK